From Flavobacterium arcticum, the proteins below share one genomic window:
- the prmC gene encoding peptide chain release factor N(5)-glutamine methyltransferase, giving the protein MKLKVYKTNFLEQLTPLYDSMEAERFFTITLEKLKGWQRVDVVMNPDAELTDAEVAKWDVVLNALKIYKPIQYIFGMAHFYGLELKVNENTLIPRPETEELVEWIIKENADKGKINILDIGTGSGCIAIALAKNLPNATVYAIDVSDEALMVAQDNAKANDADVTFLQKDILITEELPLQFDVIVSNPPYVRNLEKHEIKNNVLDYEPHLALFVEDNDPLLFYRKIAVLAQKSLTPNGKLYFEINQYLGKETSEILQEYQYKDVEVRKDLYGNNRMIGAIL; this is encoded by the coding sequence ATGAAACTAAAAGTATATAAAACTAATTTTTTAGAGCAGCTTACTCCGCTATATGATAGCATGGAAGCAGAACGTTTTTTTACCATTACTCTCGAAAAGCTTAAAGGGTGGCAACGTGTTGATGTGGTTATGAATCCTGATGCTGAGTTAACTGATGCTGAGGTTGCAAAATGGGATGTTGTTTTAAATGCCTTAAAAATATATAAACCGATACAGTATATTTTTGGTATGGCTCATTTTTATGGACTGGAACTAAAGGTAAATGAAAATACATTGATACCACGTCCTGAAACCGAAGAACTGGTAGAGTGGATAATAAAAGAGAATGCAGATAAAGGCAAAATAAATATACTAGATATTGGTACAGGTAGTGGTTGTATTGCTATAGCACTGGCTAAAAATTTGCCTAATGCAACCGTATATGCTATAGATGTTTCTGATGAAGCGTTAATGGTAGCACAAGATAATGCTAAAGCTAATGATGCCGATGTTACTTTTTTGCAAAAAGATATTCTTATTACAGAGGAGCTGCCTTTACAATTTGATGTCATTGTTTCAAACCCACCGTATGTGCGTAATTTAGAGAAGCATGAAATAAAAAATAATGTGCTAGACTATGAGCCACATCTTGCGCTTTTTGTAGAGGATAATGACCCCTTATTGTTTTACCGAAAAATAGCGGTACTCGCACAAAAAAGCCTTACGCCAAACGGCAAATTATACTTTGAAATCAACCAATATTTAGGTAAAGAAACATCCGAAATACTACAAGAATATCAGTATAAGGATGTTGAAGTACGTAAAGACCTATATGGTAACAATAGGATGATAGGGGCTATTTTATAA
- a CDS encoding GNAT family N-acetyltransferase, translating into MDVIIRKIKLADDVAIAKVIRQVLIEHNVPKIGTAYADVSLDCMYETYNQKNSEYFVVEQEGTIIGGAGIAPLENGANDICELQKMYFLEEARGIGIGAKMMECCLESAKNFGFVNCYLETMPYMRDAQKLYKKFGFEYLDEPMGNTGHGSCPVWMLKKLEI; encoded by the coding sequence ATGGATGTAATAATAAGAAAAATTAAACTTGCTGATGATGTTGCTATAGCAAAAGTAATAAGGCAGGTACTTATTGAGCATAATGTACCCAAAATAGGTACTGCCTATGCCGATGTTTCGTTAGACTGTATGTATGAAACCTACAATCAAAAGAATTCGGAATATTTTGTAGTAGAGCAGGAGGGAACTATAATTGGCGGGGCTGGTATTGCACCGTTAGAAAATGGAGCTAATGATATTTGTGAGTTACAAAAAATGTATTTTCTGGAAGAAGCAAGAGGGATTGGTATTGGCGCCAAGATGATGGAGTGTTGCCTAGAAAGCGCAAAGAACTTTGGTTTTGTAAACTGTTACCTCGAAACAATGCCCTATATGCGTGATGCCCAAAAACTATATAAAAAATTTGGTTTTGAATATCTCGATGAACCTATGGGTAACACGGGGCATGGCTCATGCCCGGTATGGATGTTGAAAAAACTAGAGATTTAA
- a CDS encoding ABC transporter permease produces MFNLFRENTKIALGSIRSQLLRTILTVAIIGIGIFALVGILSGVAVLQSTITGNFASMGTNTFSISRYDFSEQIGRNNGRAKVNAIISYPQAKEFQERYNFPTAAVSLSFTAASSAEVKHLSEKTDPEITILGVDEYFMPNSGLETTKGRNFNTFDIKNNNNVCIVGSDFEKGLLKDMNPIDKTISIRGARFKVIGVLKEQGSTFGNRKDLRVLIPIQLARSLFTAPYINYEIKTMVGNSDMLDAGVDEAIITMRQVRKLNPVEDDNFGIERSDELLETLLSQTETINYAAWVIGIITVFGSSIALMNIMLVSVTERTREIGVRKSLGATKATIAMQFFTETLIISLIGGALGIFLGVLTGGVGLSLIMDTSFPIPWTAIFAALTTILVVTLFSGSYPAVKAAALDPIEALRHE; encoded by the coding sequence ATGTTTAACCTATTCAGGGAAAATACTAAAATTGCATTAGGCTCTATACGTAGCCAACTATTACGCACCATATTAACAGTAGCAATTATAGGTATTGGTATTTTTGCATTAGTAGGTATCCTCTCAGGGGTAGCTGTTTTACAAAGTACTATTACAGGAAACTTTGCCAGTATGGGTACTAATACCTTTTCTATAAGTCGTTATGACTTTTCTGAACAAATAGGACGTAATAACGGAAGAGCTAAAGTAAATGCTATTATTTCTTACCCCCAGGCTAAAGAATTTCAGGAACGATACAACTTTCCTACTGCTGCCGTTTCATTATCGTTTACAGCAGCAAGCAGTGCCGAAGTAAAACATTTAAGCGAAAAAACAGACCCCGAAATAACCATATTAGGTGTTGATGAATACTTTATGCCTAACTCTGGATTAGAAACTACTAAAGGCAGAAACTTTAATACGTTTGATATAAAAAACAACAATAATGTTTGTATAGTAGGTTCTGATTTTGAAAAAGGACTTCTTAAAGATATGAACCCTATAGATAAAACTATATCTATTAGAGGGGCTCGATTTAAGGTTATAGGAGTTCTTAAAGAGCAAGGCTCTACTTTTGGTAATCGTAAAGATTTAAGAGTGTTAATACCCATACAACTTGCGCGCTCATTATTTACAGCACCGTACATTAACTATGAGATAAAAACAATGGTAGGTAATAGCGATATGCTCGATGCGGGTGTAGATGAAGCCATTATTACCATGAGACAGGTGCGAAAATTAAACCCTGTAGAAGATGACAACTTTGGTATAGAGCGTAGTGACGAATTATTAGAAACATTACTTTCGCAAACCGAAACTATTAATTATGCTGCATGGGTTATTGGTATTATTACAGTATTTGGCTCATCTATAGCATTAATGAACATCATGTTAGTATCTGTAACCGAACGTACACGCGAAATTGGGGTGCGAAAGTCACTCGGGGCTACAAAGGCTACTATAGCTATGCAGTTTTTTACCGAGACGCTTATCATTAGCCTTATAGGGGGTGCATTGGGTATTTTTTTAGGAGTACTTACTGGTGGCGTAGGGTTATCGCTCATTATGGACACATCATTCCCCATACCTTGGACAGCTATTTTTGCAGCACTTACCACCATCTTAGTAGTAACATTATTTTCAGGTTCTTACCCTGCTGTAAAAGCTGCTGCACTAGACCCTATTGAGGCACTTCGTCATGAATAA